A single genomic interval of uncultured Desulfobulbus sp. harbors:
- a CDS encoding diguanylate cyclase, giving the protein MKTTENVVDNPIVVVDDNPVVVKLLESMLIREGFAVQTAASGHELLDLLETLQADLILLDIDMPGISGIETCKRLKANPRTCEIPIIFVTASNDKEHIIGGFSAGAQDYIIKPSTKEELLARVRTHLALHKSQQALKASQEMYRQLSYIDDLTGLYNTRYLYRALQRQLNEHPQQALSLVFMDIDSFKQVVDTYGHLNGSRTIAELAAVVKPLLAENCFGVSYGGDEFVVVLPGHDRQAGGQKAEQIRSAIADNHFLSDQQLELHITVSCGVASYPEDAETMVDLLGNADHALFESKRRGKNGVVTYAQMQALPQTDEFLPVEGR; this is encoded by the coding sequence ATGAAAACAACAGAGAATGTTGTCGACAATCCCATCGTGGTCGTCGATGACAACCCGGTGGTGGTCAAACTGCTTGAATCGATGCTGATCCGCGAGGGGTTTGCCGTGCAGACCGCGGCCAGCGGCCATGAACTGCTTGATCTGCTGGAGACCCTACAGGCGGACTTGATCCTTTTGGACATCGATATGCCCGGAATATCGGGAATTGAAACCTGCAAGCGGCTCAAGGCCAATCCCCGCACCTGTGAAATCCCGATCATCTTTGTGACCGCGAGCAACGACAAGGAACACATCATCGGCGGATTCAGTGCAGGTGCCCAGGATTACATCATCAAGCCCTCCACCAAGGAGGAGCTGCTGGCCCGGGTACGAACCCATCTGGCCCTGCACAAGAGCCAACAGGCGCTCAAGGCAAGTCAGGAGATGTATCGCCAACTCTCCTACATCGACGATCTCACCGGCCTCTATAACACCCGCTATCTGTATCGGGCCCTGCAGCGGCAGCTCAACGAACATCCACAGCAAGCGCTCTCTCTTGTGTTTATGGATATCGATTCCTTCAAGCAGGTGGTGGACACCTACGGACATCTCAACGGCAGCCGGACCATTGCCGAGCTGGCTGCGGTGGTAAAGCCGCTTTTAGCGGAAAACTGCTTTGGGGTGAGCTATGGAGGCGACGAATTCGTCGTTGTCCTGCCCGGTCACGATCGCCAGGCCGGCGGCCAGAAGGCCGAACAGATTCGAAGTGCCATTGCCGACAATCACTTCCTGAGCGATCAGCAGCTGGAGTTGCACATCACGGTGAGCTGCGGCGTGGCCTCCTATCCGGAGGATGCGGAGACCATGGTCGACCTGCTGGGCAATGCCGACCATGCCCTGTTTGAAAGCAAACGCCGCGGTAAAAACGGGGTGGTAACCTATGCGCAGATGCAGGCCCTCCCCCAGACGGACGAGTTTCTGCCGGTGGAGGGGCGCTGA
- a CDS encoding DUF1186 domain-containing protein, translating into MTNPDIPILLAKFDELGDTYLREEVDQALQMQEEITPSLLEVLTEVGDNPLVYCLEMRNAHVYAALLLSEFREPAAHELFIRAFSIPDEQLVDLWGDLTTETLPTFLYRTCGPSLEPIKNLICNREVDQFVRCAAMEALSYVVAFDPARRLDVVEFFQGLFTGEEAAKDSYFWGNLTATLCDLHPKESMATIREAFDKGIVTEAFIAMDQVEQAESRTMDQAMEDLATWVNARMPADVHNYISWFSEFQQEDRDATEPKGIGKGKGKPKKTKKKKKGKK; encoded by the coding sequence ATGACTAATCCCGACATCCCAATCTTGCTGGCCAAATTCGACGAGCTCGGCGACACCTACCTTCGTGAGGAGGTTGATCAGGCCCTGCAGATGCAGGAGGAAATTACCCCCTCGCTGTTGGAGGTGCTCACGGAGGTGGGCGACAATCCCCTGGTGTACTGCCTTGAGATGCGCAATGCCCATGTCTACGCCGCGCTTCTGCTCTCCGAGTTCCGTGAGCCGGCGGCCCATGAGCTGTTTATCCGCGCCTTTTCCATCCCCGATGAGCAGTTGGTCGACCTCTGGGGCGATCTCACCACCGAGACCCTGCCCACCTTTCTCTACCGAACCTGCGGTCCCTCCCTGGAACCGATCAAGAACTTGATCTGCAACCGTGAGGTCGATCAGTTTGTCCGCTGCGCCGCGATGGAGGCCTTGTCCTACGTGGTCGCCTTTGATCCGGCACGCCGTCTGGATGTGGTCGAATTTTTTCAAGGGTTGTTCACTGGCGAGGAGGCGGCCAAAGACTCCTATTTTTGGGGCAATTTGACCGCGACCCTGTGCGATCTCCACCCGAAAGAATCCATGGCGACCATCCGAGAGGCCTTTGACAAAGGGATTGTGACCGAGGCCTTTATTGCCATGGATCAGGTGGAGCAGGCCGAGTCCCGCACCATGGACCAGGCCATGGAGGACTTGGCGACCTGGGTCAATGCCCGCATGCCTGCAGACGTCCATAACTATATCTCCTGGTTTTCCGAGTTTCAGCAGGAAGATCGCGATGCAACAGAGCCCAAGGGGATTGGCAAGGGGAAGGGGAAGCCAAAGAAAACGAAAAAGAAGAAAAAAGGGAAAAAGTAA
- a CDS encoding YkgJ family cysteine cluster protein, which yields MSDGAQCKRCGNCCLQGGPALHGPDLGLLQAGYLRVEDLITVRKGELALQPLGGEPEPVASEFLKLSGKNGSWCCLFYDEANKGCSRYEHRPMACGLLDCTDTAPILAIAGKDLLTRFDCIQDDDPLLPLVQEYEAACACPDLQALYQQVSSGALPDERHAELEALVARDLQFRGRVSNLFHLSLGRELFYFGRPVFQLLLPLGLAATNTPSGIRLLQEHR from the coding sequence GTGAGCGATGGGGCGCAGTGCAAACGGTGCGGCAACTGCTGTCTGCAGGGCGGGCCGGCCCTGCACGGTCCGGATTTGGGGCTGTTGCAGGCGGGGTATCTCCGTGTTGAAGACCTGATCACGGTTCGCAAGGGCGAGCTTGCCCTGCAGCCGCTTGGTGGTGAACCCGAACCCGTTGCCAGCGAGTTTCTCAAGCTCAGCGGCAAGAACGGCTCCTGGTGCTGCCTTTTTTACGACGAGGCCAACAAGGGCTGCAGTCGCTATGAGCATCGACCCATGGCCTGCGGTCTGCTCGACTGCACCGATACTGCACCGATCCTTGCCATTGCCGGGAAGGATCTGTTGACCCGCTTCGACTGTATCCAGGACGACGATCCCCTGCTGCCCCTGGTGCAGGAGTACGAAGCGGCCTGCGCCTGTCCTGATTTGCAGGCCCTCTATCAACAGGTGTCCTCCGGGGCCCTCCCCGACGAGCGGCACGCTGAACTCGAGGCCCTGGTGGCCCGGGATCTGCAGTTTCGTGGCCGGGTGTCCAATCTTTTTCATCTCAGCCTTGGCCGCGAACTGTTTTATTTCGGCCGTCCCGTTTTTCAGCTGCTGCTCCCCCTCGGGCTTGCGGCAACCAATACCCCCTCCGGCATTCGCCTCCTCCAGGAGCACCGCTGA
- a CDS encoding MOSC domain-containing protein translates to MGKIVSLNISQKKGVNKAPVEQVELQVDHGIVGDAHAGDWHRQVSLLAEESIDFMRNKGLELDPGAFAENITTEGLALASLPIGTRLGSGEVVLEVTQIGKKCHHGCEIFKQVGDCIMPREGIFTKVIVPGTLRRGDSLDVLP, encoded by the coding sequence ATGGGAAAGATTGTATCGCTGAACATAAGTCAGAAAAAAGGTGTCAACAAAGCACCTGTGGAGCAGGTTGAGCTCCAGGTGGACCACGGTATTGTCGGTGATGCCCATGCGGGCGACTGGCACCGCCAGGTCAGTCTGCTGGCCGAGGAGTCGATCGACTTCATGCGCAACAAGGGGTTGGAACTGGACCCCGGTGCCTTTGCCGAGAACATCACCACCGAGGGGCTGGCATTGGCCAGCTTGCCCATCGGCACCCGGCTGGGGAGCGGCGAGGTGGTCCTCGAGGTGACCCAGATCGGCAAGAAATGCCACCATGGTTGTGAAATCTTCAAGCAGGTCGGCGATTGCATCATGCCACGTGAAGGCATTTTTACCAAGGTGATCGTGCCCGGAACCCTGCGGCGTGGCGACAGCCTGGATGTGCTTCCGTGA
- the cysK gene encoding cysteine synthase A, whose protein sequence is MNMCVDVTRAVGNTPLVRLARLSGETGVELLAKVESFNPLGSIKDRVAVAMVDDAEERGLLQPGGTIIEPTSGNTGIGLACVSASRGYRLILTMPESMSIERRKLLLYLGAELVLTPAGEGMKGAVAKATALQASNPGAWMPDQFNNPANPAMHYLTTGPEIWQQSEGQIHAFVAGVGTGGTLSGAGRFLKEQDANIQVVAVEPAASPVLSGGNPGPHKIQGIGAGFVPGNVDRSVIDQVLRVGNEEAIETARTLARREGLLCGISGGAALAGALQLAKRFEYRGKRIVFILPDTGERYLSTDLMADLDV, encoded by the coding sequence ATGAATATGTGTGTGGACGTGACCCGGGCCGTGGGCAACACGCCCCTGGTACGGCTTGCGCGGCTCAGCGGCGAGACTGGGGTCGAGTTGTTGGCCAAGGTTGAATCCTTCAACCCCCTGGGCAGCATCAAGGACCGGGTGGCTGTGGCCATGGTCGATGATGCCGAGGAGCGGGGCCTGCTGCAACCGGGCGGCACCATTATCGAGCCGACCAGCGGCAATACCGGCATCGGCTTGGCCTGTGTCAGCGCCAGTCGCGGATACCGGTTGATTCTGACCATGCCGGAGAGCATGAGCATCGAGCGGCGCAAACTCCTGCTCTATCTCGGCGCGGAACTGGTCCTCACCCCCGCTGGCGAGGGGATGAAGGGGGCCGTGGCCAAAGCGACCGCCCTGCAGGCCTCGAACCCAGGTGCCTGGATGCCGGATCAGTTCAACAATCCGGCCAATCCGGCCATGCATTACCTCACCACCGGGCCGGAGATCTGGCAGCAGAGTGAAGGGCAAATCCATGCCTTTGTCGCCGGGGTCGGGACCGGGGGGACCCTCAGCGGGGCGGGACGATTCCTCAAAGAGCAGGACGCCAATATTCAGGTGGTGGCGGTGGAGCCGGCTGCCTCTCCGGTGCTTTCCGGCGGAAACCCGGGGCCACACAAAATACAGGGGATCGGTGCCGGCTTCGTGCCGGGAAATGTCGATCGCTCCGTGATTGACCAGGTCCTCAGGGTCGGTAACGAGGAGGCCATTGAAACCGCAAGAACGTTGGCCCGGCGCGAGGGCCTTCTCTGCGGTATCTCTGGCGGGGCGGCCCTGGCAGGCGCCCTGCAGCTGGCAAAACGGTTCGAATACCGGGGCAAGCGGATCGTTTTTATCCTGCCGGATACCGGCGAGCGCTATCTGAGTACCGATCTGATGGCAGACCTTGATGTCTGA
- a CDS encoding serine acetyltransferase: MSRFIEQGALTMGKQDVLAGSCKTESITADRVQNPIPETVRALAEGFKSGRWASHIEPVPIPSKQAVVDLIEQAQRILFPGFFACDILRPENLEYHLGQQLSHLYESLASQISSAIRHDCFRHDQACTLCNERSYQLAASLIESLPSLRSMLESDIEATLTGDPAAANSDEVIFSYPGLFATMIYRLAHRLHELAVPLIPRIMSEHAYHRTAIDINPEATIGSHFFIDHGSGVVIGATTTIGNRVRIYQGVTLGALSLPKDAGERLRNVKRHPTIEDDVIIYANATILGGATVVGARSIIGGNVWLTESVGPDTRVMLEPPKLVYIGRESGGRI, encoded by the coding sequence ATGAGCCGATTTATCGAACAGGGTGCATTGACTATGGGAAAACAGGACGTGTTGGCCGGAAGTTGCAAGACCGAATCCATTACCGCGGACCGGGTGCAAAACCCCATTCCCGAGACGGTGCGGGCCTTGGCCGAGGGGTTCAAGAGCGGTCGCTGGGCAAGTCATATCGAGCCGGTGCCGATTCCTTCCAAACAGGCAGTGGTCGACCTGATCGAACAGGCGCAGCGTATTCTCTTTCCGGGTTTTTTTGCCTGCGACATCCTCCGGCCGGAAAACCTCGAGTACCATCTCGGTCAGCAGCTCAGCCATTTGTACGAGAGCCTGGCCAGTCAGATCAGCTCCGCCATCCGCCACGACTGTTTTCGTCATGACCAGGCCTGCACCCTGTGCAACGAACGCAGTTACCAACTGGCTGCAAGCCTGATCGAATCGCTCCCCAGCCTGCGCTCCATGCTGGAATCGGATATCGAAGCTACCCTGACCGGCGATCCGGCGGCAGCCAACTCAGACGAGGTTATCTTCAGTTACCCTGGACTGTTTGCCACCATGATCTATCGCCTGGCCCACCGGCTGCATGAGTTGGCGGTACCGCTCATCCCCCGAATCATGAGTGAGCACGCCTATCATCGCACCGCGATCGATATCAACCCCGAGGCCACTATCGGGTCCCACTTTTTTATCGATCACGGTTCCGGGGTGGTTATCGGTGCCACGACCACCATCGGCAACCGGGTGCGGATTTACCAGGGCGTCACCCTGGGCGCGCTCTCCCTGCCCAAGGATGCGGGCGAGCGGTTGCGCAATGTCAAGCGCCATCCCACCATTGAGGATGATGTCATCATCTACGCCAACGCCACCATCCTCGGCGGTGCAACCGTGGTCGGCGCCCGGTCGATCATCGGCGGCAATGTCTGGCTGACCGAATCGGTGGGGCCGGATACCCGAGTCATGCTGGAGCCGCCAAAGTTGGTCTATATCGGTCGGGAATCGGGAGGACGTATATGA
- the metW gene encoding methionine biosynthesis protein MetW, with translation MNTVHNREMESMRFDLQVIASWIEPNSRVLDLGCGTGDLLDYLKQHKRVHGTGIEFSEEKVARCIERGLTVLQGDFRKEVCDYPEGRFDVVVLSQTLQQIRDPKELLTDLLWIGKRVIVSFPNFGHWSSRLQLLFTGMAPVTDQLPYEWYNTPNIRVISIRDFKRFLRISGVRTVREMAINTHHHDYRGNRVRYFKNLRATYGIMMLERVA, from the coding sequence ATGAATACTGTCCATAACCGGGAAATGGAGTCGATGCGCTTTGATCTGCAGGTGATCGCCTCCTGGATCGAACCCAACTCCCGGGTGCTCGACCTGGGCTGCGGCACCGGCGACCTGCTCGATTACCTCAAACAGCACAAAAGGGTCCACGGCACCGGCATCGAGTTTTCCGAGGAAAAGGTGGCCCGCTGCATAGAACGCGGCCTCACCGTCCTTCAAGGGGATTTTCGTAAGGAGGTCTGCGATTACCCCGAGGGCCGTTTCGACGTGGTGGTCCTGAGCCAGACCCTGCAGCAGATCCGCGATCCCAAGGAACTGCTCACCGATTTGCTCTGGATCGGCAAACGGGTGATCGTCAGTTTCCCCAACTTCGGCCACTGGTCCTCCCGGTTGCAGCTGTTGTTCACCGGGATGGCGCCGGTGACCGATCAACTACCGTATGAATGGTATAACACACCCAATATTCGCGTTATTTCCATTCGTGATTTCAAGCGGTTTTTACGCATATCCGGCGTGCGTACGGTCCGAGAGATGGCGATCAACACCCATCATCACGATTACCGCGGCAATAGGGTCCGCTATTTCAAGAATCTGCGGGCAACCTACGGAATTATGATGCTGGAGCGGGTTGCATGA